One segment of Candidatus Eremiobacterota bacterium DNA contains the following:
- a CDS encoding flavodoxin family protein, whose amino-acid sequence MKLLVVNGSPRGAHGNTELLVQRFIEGAKAAGAELMAPIYLKDKNIRHCIGCFTCWTRTPGVCVHKDDMQELLLKLREAEGVVLATPLYYFNITGLMKDFMDRTLPLCQPFFEVHGDRCMHPLRYSNGLERLVVISNCGFPEQAHFSGLKEVFRTLVRSDQIQLNGMICCAGGEKLQSKDDDDSIAWYLDAVKKAGTEVVKEGKISEETSALLERPLFEDSKAYALQTNEFWRSLGLEPCKKDAKPTPA is encoded by the coding sequence GCTCGTGCAGAGGTTTATCGAGGGTGCGAAGGCTGCCGGGGCTGAGCTCATGGCCCCCATCTACCTGAAGGATAAGAATATCAGGCACTGCATAGGGTGCTTCACCTGCTGGACGCGCACTCCGGGGGTCTGTGTCCACAAGGACGACATGCAGGAGCTTCTGCTGAAGCTCCGTGAGGCAGAGGGAGTGGTCCTTGCCACGCCCCTCTATTATTTCAATATCACGGGGCTCATGAAGGATTTCATGGACAGGACCCTCCCGCTCTGCCAGCCCTTCTTTGAGGTGCATGGCGACAGGTGCATGCACCCCCTGCGCTATTCAAACGGCCTTGAGCGCCTGGTGGTCATCTCCAACTGCGGCTTTCCCGAGCAGGCCCACTTCTCAGGCCTCAAGGAGGTGTTCCGTACCCTGGTGAGGAGCGATCAGATTCAGTTGAACGGGATGATATGCTGCGCAGGGGGGGAGAAGCTGCAATCCAAGGATGACGACGACAGCATCGCGTGGTATCTTGACGCGGTGAAGAAGGCCGGCACCGAGGTGGTGAAGGAAGGAAAAATCTCCGAAGAAACCTCGGCCCTCCTTGAGCGCCCTCTCTTCGAGGATTCCAAGGCTTATGCCCTCCAGACCAACGAGTTCTGGCGCTCCCTGGGCCTTGAGCCCTGCAAGAAAGATGCGAAGCCCACCCCGGCCTGA
- a CDS encoding NAD(P)H-dependent oxidoreductase, with amino-acid sequence MKLLVIQGSPRGAHGNTEVLVQAFIQGAREAGADIMEPVYLKEKDIKHCIGCFSCWTRTPGVCVHHDDMPGLLLKVREADMLVLATPLYYYTVSGFMKDFLDRTLPLSQPFLEVEGDCCGHPPRYTSGLWNLVVISNCGFPEQAHFSGLKETFRVMLHGDKSELKGMICCAGGELLKVKELRDGLAWYLDAVKKAGAEVVKEGKVSEGTSAVLDRPLMEDHNLYASLANEHWRSLGVKLQEVDAQGAPDEQGAPEGKPLPPPGKVETMGDLVAAMAAAFNPKAAGSLKAAVQFVVTDEKPGEYYLVIESGRCSAWQGKHQKPSATVTTPAPVWLGIYRGETNGATAFLSGKYKVAGDVGLLMKFNALFPHAPR; translated from the coding sequence ATGAAGCTGCTTGTGATACAGGGGAGCCCCCGCGGGGCCCATGGAAACACCGAGGTCCTCGTGCAGGCTTTTATCCAGGGCGCAAGGGAAGCCGGCGCCGACATCATGGAACCCGTTTATTTAAAGGAGAAGGACATAAAGCACTGTATCGGGTGCTTCTCCTGCTGGACGCGCACGCCGGGAGTCTGCGTCCACCACGACGACATGCCCGGGCTTCTCTTGAAGGTCAGGGAGGCCGATATGCTCGTCCTCGCCACGCCTCTCTATTATTATACGGTCTCGGGATTCATGAAGGATTTCCTGGACCGGACCCTTCCCCTGTCGCAGCCTTTCCTCGAGGTGGAAGGCGACTGCTGCGGCCACCCTCCCCGTTATACCAGCGGTCTCTGGAACCTTGTGGTAATCTCCAACTGCGGCTTTCCCGAGCAGGCTCATTTTTCAGGATTGAAAGAGACATTCCGCGTAATGCTCCACGGAGACAAAAGCGAGCTCAAAGGCATGATATGCTGCGCCGGAGGGGAGCTGCTGAAGGTGAAGGAGCTCAGGGACGGCCTTGCATGGTATCTTGACGCAGTGAAGAAGGCAGGCGCCGAGGTGGTGAAGGAAGGGAAAGTCTCCGAGGGCACTTCGGCCGTTCTTGACCGCCCCCTCATGGAGGATCACAACCTCTATGCGAGCCTTGCCAATGAGCACTGGCGCTCCCTGGGGGTAAAGCTCCAGGAGGTGGACGCGCAGGGGGCGCCCGATGAACAGGGAGCACCGGAAGGAAAGCCTCTGCCTCCCCCCGGGAAAGTGGAGACGATGGGAGATCTCGTGGCCGCCATGGCGGCAGCCTTCAACCCGAAGGCCGCGGGCTCTTTGAAGGCGGCGGTGCAGTTCGTGGTCACCGACGAGAAACCGGGGGAATATTATCTAGTCATCGAGAGCGGCCGCTGCAGCGCCTGGCAGGGAAAGCACCAGAAGCCCAGTGCCACGGTGACGACACCGGCACCGGTATGGCTGGGTATCTACCGGGGGGAAACCAACGGGGCCACGGCCTTCCTTTCGGGCAAGTACAAAGTGGCCGGCGATGTGGGCCTTCTGATGAAGTTCAACGCCCTTTTTCCCCACGCTCCTCGCTGA
- a CDS encoding cyclase family protein, producing the protein MKLAVLSAAILTMLVFTPAFAQERHKLWDAYADAFKGCKYVDLTHPFNPSIPVWPGFGKAIFSPCRAGADIPGYIKKGDEFTYKDQGFISTAYQIPTDQYGTHLDPPAHWDEYGATVSDIPPTFSVRPLVVVDIHEKVAKNEGYHCTTEDVKAWEKKHGPVPAGSVVMIRSDWHKKWSQPERFCEKPFPGITLDALKYLHLDRKILFHGHEPPDTDMTPNLEGEYWLMHHHFCQAENVASLDQVPEAGALILIGFAKAQGGTGGIARYIAVCPPEWPHGVTVIEAPGAPLPRQPAPLRRGDDGVLRPGK; encoded by the coding sequence ATGAAACTGGCTGTTTTATCAGCAGCGATCCTGACAATGCTGGTCTTCACTCCTGCCTTTGCGCAGGAAAGGCATAAGCTCTGGGACGCTTATGCAGATGCTTTCAAAGGCTGCAAGTATGTCGATCTCACCCACCCTTTTAATCCTTCGATACCGGTATGGCCCGGCTTCGGCAAAGCCATCTTCTCTCCCTGCAGGGCAGGGGCCGACATACCCGGATACATCAAGAAGGGTGATGAGTTCACCTATAAGGATCAGGGCTTTATCTCGACGGCCTACCAGATTCCCACGGACCAGTATGGCACCCACCTCGATCCCCCCGCCCACTGGGATGAATACGGCGCCACCGTAAGCGATATCCCCCCCACTTTCTCCGTACGCCCTCTCGTGGTCGTGGACATCCACGAAAAAGTGGCAAAGAATGAAGGTTACCACTGCACCACTGAGGACGTGAAGGCATGGGAGAAGAAGCATGGCCCCGTCCCCGCAGGCTCGGTCGTGATGATCCGGTCAGACTGGCACAAGAAGTGGTCACAGCCGGAGCGCTTCTGTGAAAAGCCTTTTCCCGGCATCACCCTTGATGCCCTCAAGTACCTCCACCTGGACAGGAAAATTCTCTTTCACGGCCATGAGCCCCCCGATACGGATATGACTCCGAACCTTGAAGGCGAGTACTGGCTGATGCATCATCATTTCTGTCAGGCGGAGAATGTAGCCAGCCTTGACCAGGTTCCCGAGGCCGGGGCTCTCATTCTCATAGGTTTTGCCAAGGCCCAGGGAGGAACGGGAGGGATAGCCCGCTATATCGCCGTGTGCCCCCCCGAATGGCCTCATGGCGTGACAGTCATTGAGGCGCCCGGCGCCCCGCTTCCCCGGCAGCCCGCTCCCCTGAGGCGGGGAGATGACGGCGTGCTGAGGCCCGGGAAATGA
- a CDS encoding 1-phosphofructokinase family hexose kinase: MRIVTFTPNPALDWFLSVPALKDDTLVRAHSETVHPGGKGINVARLLRLQGIPVLALFTAGGFAGKELSALLRACDVPFSCWQIDGPTRRTVTIEDEHGSRIKVNPPGPELPGEKEEALGEWVALHCRRGDWLVLCGSLLPGMGGKFYRTLSERVSSRGVRTVIDTSGAALREGVEGPLSLLKVNLLELSHLTGKLHGSIEDAFSDDVVAGLSKKMTLLVSGGAQGAVVSEKETRWKAFSVKTRKGLAVGAGDSLLAGYLATRVQGRSPQEALINGVAMATATVFSPVHALASPPEGGKYLAYIKSFPLESEGS, translated from the coding sequence ATGAGAATTGTCACTTTCACTCCCAACCCCGCTCTTGACTGGTTTCTCTCAGTCCCTGCCTTAAAGGATGATACCTTGGTGAGGGCACACAGCGAGACGGTCCACCCCGGCGGCAAGGGAATCAATGTAGCCCGCCTTCTCAGGCTCCAGGGCATCCCTGTGCTTGCCCTTTTCACTGCGGGAGGCTTTGCAGGAAAAGAGCTCTCGGCCCTCCTGAGAGCCTGCGATGTTCCCTTCAGCTGCTGGCAGATTGACGGCCCGACGCGCCGGACAGTGACCATTGAGGATGAGCATGGCTCAAGAATCAAGGTGAATCCTCCCGGGCCAGAGCTGCCCGGGGAGAAGGAAGAAGCGCTGGGCGAATGGGTGGCCCTGCACTGCCGCCGGGGGGACTGGCTTGTCCTCTGCGGCTCGCTCCTTCCCGGCATGGGCGGGAAGTTTTACCGGACACTCTCGGAAAGAGTCTCTTCCCGGGGCGTCAGGACAGTCATTGACACCTCCGGCGCAGCTCTCAGGGAGGGCGTGGAGGGGCCTTTGTCTCTGCTCAAGGTAAACCTGCTGGAACTCTCCCATCTTACGGGAAAGCTCCACGGGAGCATTGAGGACGCTTTTTCCGATGACGTGGTGGCGGGGCTCTCGAAGAAAATGACGCTGCTTGTGTCAGGGGGAGCACAAGGCGCGGTGGTCTCGGAAAAGGAAACAAGATGGAAAGCCTTCTCGGTGAAAACCAGGAAAGGGCTTGCCGTGGGAGCCGGTGATTCCCTTCTTGCGGGGTATCTTGCCACACGGGTCCAGGGAAGATCGCCTCAGGAGGCTCTCATAAACGGCGTAGCAATGGCGACAGCCACGGTGTTCTCGCCGGTCCACGCCCTGGCTTCTCCCCCGGAAGGGGGGAAATACCTTGCTTATATCAAGTCATTCCCTCTTGAGAGTGAAGGCTCCTGA
- a CDS encoding thermonuclease family protein: protein MKSIACLLAALFFITVLVAPSWSDDKATVTSIIDGDTVEVTFADGAVKKVRLIGINAPELFEPEKNARVLAQASKKHLSELALNAQVELAYDETKSDMYGRTLAFLWKGSVMINEQMIGEGYARAYLKFPFQNCYMEVFQKAENFAKTRRLGLWSNAAFATAGDKEYLHQTSPSTIIQGK from the coding sequence ATGAAAAGTATCGCATGCCTGCTTGCAGCTTTATTCTTCATCACGGTGCTTGTCGCCCCTTCGTGGAGCGACGACAAAGCCACTGTCACCTCCATCATTGACGGCGACACTGTCGAGGTCACCTTTGCCGACGGCGCCGTGAAGAAGGTACGCCTCATAGGCATCAATGCCCCTGAGCTTTTTGAACCTGAAAAAAACGCCAGGGTCCTTGCCCAGGCATCAAAGAAGCACCTCTCTGAGCTTGCCCTGAATGCCCAGGTTGAGCTCGCCTACGATGAAACCAAGAGTGATATGTACGGAAGAACCCTGGCCTTCCTCTGGAAGGGCTCCGTCATGATAAATGAACAGATGATAGGCGAGGGCTATGCCCGTGCCTACCTGAAGTTCCCCTTCCAGAACTGCTATATGGAAGTTTTCCAAAAAGCGGAGAATTTTGCCAAGACCCGCCGCCTGGGGCTCTGGAGCAACGCCGCCTTTGCCACTGCCGGGGACAAGGAATACCTTCACCAGACTTCGCCCTCCACCATAATCCAGGGGAAGTAA
- a CDS encoding YkgJ family cysteine cluster protein, whose amino-acid sequence MEKFLEEKIPQGAAMLADFYNRTCEVFREVESFLPSTGGNVCLACNICCSSVASLGVTELEFDYIHEFLERSGRDVEGAALFRDYIFTVRKPPDVRPQKLICPFYDRKAEGCAIYEVRPLSCRTYGHFIREDLLGLIPERCVLKKNVVIYKEETFFRYLPFTIPFFTLAFAYDDHLLSSAELLQQRIKGQEHGNDDKADDDPREKDEEGLNEHRE is encoded by the coding sequence GTGGAGAAGTTTCTGGAGGAGAAGATTCCCCAGGGAGCTGCCATGCTTGCAGATTTTTATAATCGCACCTGCGAGGTCTTCCGCGAGGTTGAAAGCTTCCTCCCCTCCACAGGGGGGAATGTATGCCTTGCCTGCAATATCTGCTGCAGCAGCGTTGCCTCACTCGGCGTCACTGAGCTTGAGTTTGACTATATTCATGAGTTCCTCGAAAGATCCGGCAGGGACGTGGAAGGGGCAGCCCTTTTCAGGGACTATATCTTTACCGTGAGGAAGCCTCCCGATGTGAGGCCTCAAAAGCTCATATGCCCCTTTTATGACCGGAAAGCTGAGGGATGCGCCATTTACGAGGTCAGGCCCCTCTCCTGCAGGACTTACGGCCATTTCATCAGGGAGGACCTTCTCGGGCTTATTCCGGAGCGCTGCGTGCTGAAAAAAAATGTGGTGATTTATAAAGAGGAGACTTTTTTCAGGTATCTTCCCTTTACCATCCCCTTTTTCACCCTGGCCTTCGCCTACGATGACCATTTGCTTTCCTCAGCCGAGCTTCTGCAGCAGCGCATAAAGGGGCAGGAACACGGCAATGATGATAAAGCCGATGATGACCCCCGTGAAAAGGATGAGGAAGGGCTCAATGAGCACCGAGAGTGA
- a CDS encoding type II secretion system F family protein has product MEKKKPAYSTKMLEKPTKTVEPLKKPPWNPFERITQEDLLVFTRQLHTLLNAGVHMVKAFDTLAGQIDKEAMHRMLFRINTRIKTGFTLSKALNEYPEVFNQIYVGIIRTGEAHGDLPLVLENLEQFLEREVNIKKRIANASVYPLFALAVCLLFALFTFKYILPNFVKFFQNMQVSLPLPTRIMIFLTEIVDNPFFVVAGLVLGGFLMFALKRFSLSARGKYVIDQASLSFPYFGELAKKICIVRFTNSLCTLLEGGVELRKALELAGKASGNSVYEQSVASITSSIKEGMDLATGFGTHRNLFGGMFPSMIRVGEESGELPVVLRKLSHLYEQDVESSLGSLSVLIEPFLILFTGVIIGFIIIAVFLPLYALLQKLG; this is encoded by the coding sequence ATGGAAAAGAAAAAACCGGCTTACAGCACCAAGATGCTTGAGAAGCCCACGAAGACCGTGGAGCCTCTCAAGAAGCCCCCCTGGAATCCTTTCGAGAGGATCACCCAGGAGGATCTTCTCGTTTTCACGAGGCAGCTTCACACGCTGCTCAACGCCGGGGTCCACATGGTGAAGGCCTTTGATACCCTCGCGGGGCAGATAGACAAGGAAGCCATGCACCGCATGCTCTTTCGCATCAACACGCGCATAAAGACAGGATTTACCCTCTCGAAAGCCCTTAACGAATACCCCGAGGTCTTCAACCAGATATATGTGGGGATTATCCGCACAGGGGAAGCCCATGGCGATCTCCCCCTGGTGCTTGAGAACCTTGAGCAGTTCCTGGAGCGCGAGGTAAATATAAAAAAGAGAATCGCCAATGCCTCGGTATACCCCCTTTTCGCCCTGGCAGTATGCCTTCTCTTCGCCCTTTTCACCTTCAAGTACATCCTGCCCAATTTTGTAAAATTCTTTCAGAACATGCAGGTGAGCCTTCCCCTTCCTACCAGGATCATGATCTTCCTCACCGAGATCGTGGATAATCCTTTCTTCGTCGTTGCCGGCCTTGTCCTTGGCGGATTCCTCATGTTTGCCCTCAAGCGCTTCTCCCTCAGTGCCCGCGGGAAATACGTCATTGACCAGGCGTCACTCTCTTTTCCTTATTTCGGGGAGCTTGCAAAAAAAATCTGCATTGTGCGCTTCACCAACAGCCTCTGCACCCTCCTGGAGGGAGGGGTGGAGCTCAGGAAAGCCCTTGAGCTTGCAGGAAAGGCTTCGGGCAACAGCGTTTATGAACAGTCCGTGGCGTCTATTACCTCTTCTATCAAGGAAGGAATGGATCTGGCCACAGGTTTTGGAACCCACAGGAACCTCTTCGGGGGGATGTTCCCGAGCATGATAAGAGTAGGCGAAGAATCAGGCGAGCTCCCTGTGGTGCTGAGAAAGCTCAGCCATCTCTATGAGCAGGACGTGGAGAGCTCCCTGGGGTCACTCTCGGTGCTCATTGAGCCCTTCCTCATCCTTTTCACGGGGGTCATCATCGGCTTTATCATCATTGCCGTGTTCCTGCCCCTTTATGCGCTGCTGCAGAAGCTCGGCTGA
- a CDS encoding DUF72 domain-containing protein translates to MGTCGFSFKDWKGTVYPQTLKDADILSYYSRSLGFDTVEIDSSYYSFLSRTTVAGWDRKTPPGFLFAVKCHREMTQNEEKDLDSLKFPDLELFRKFLGSFDGLISSGKLLCFLAQFGPLFRKSAKTCDFLAAFREALGSFPLVAEFRHSSWLSPEEKDHTLRLLRDYSLLYAMVDLPHLRSLPPFVPAATGEIAYMRLHGRNRNWFRATREERYDYLYTDEELKEFIPAITCLAGTVKHTMVFFNNCHAGAALRNALKLKDLMGLESPLPAQPMYIQGELPLGN, encoded by the coding sequence ATGGGCACATGCGGATTCAGTTTCAAGGACTGGAAGGGAACGGTCTATCCCCAGACCCTCAAGGACGCGGATATTCTCTCTTACTACAGCAGGTCTCTTGGTTTTGACACGGTAGAGATAGACTCAAGCTATTATTCATTTCTTTCGAGAACCACCGTGGCGGGATGGGACAGAAAAACCCCGCCGGGCTTCCTTTTCGCCGTAAAATGCCACAGGGAGATGACGCAGAACGAGGAAAAAGATCTGGACTCCCTGAAATTCCCTGACCTGGAGCTCTTCAGAAAATTTCTCGGCTCCTTTGACGGGCTCATCTCATCAGGAAAGCTTCTCTGCTTTCTTGCACAGTTCGGACCTCTTTTCAGAAAATCGGCAAAGACCTGCGATTTCCTCGCGGCATTCAGGGAAGCCCTGGGATCCTTTCCGCTGGTGGCGGAGTTCCGCCACTCGTCCTGGCTTTCCCCTGAAGAAAAGGACCATACTTTGAGGCTCCTGAGGGATTATAGCCTCCTTTATGCCATGGTGGATTTGCCGCACCTGCGGTCCCTTCCTCCCTTTGTACCCGCTGCCACCGGGGAAATCGCCTATATGCGCCTTCATGGCAGGAACAGGAACTGGTTCAGGGCCACGAGGGAAGAGCGCTATGATTACCTCTACACCGATGAAGAGCTGAAAGAGTTCATCCCTGCGATTACATGCCTTGCAGGAACGGTAAAGCACACGATGGTGTTTTTTAACAACTGCCATGCTGGAGCGGCACTTCGGAACGCGCTGAAATTAAAAGATCTTATGGGACTTGAGAGCCCTTTGCCGGCACAGCCGATGTATATCCAGGGAGAGCTTCCCCTGGGCAATTAA
- the mtaB gene encoding tRNA (N(6)-L-threonylcarbamoyladenosine(37)-C(2))-methylthiotransferase MtaB translates to MEQRATFSIHTLGCKVNQYESEKIRETLLLAGYCEVPFGAPAQVQIINTCTVTHTADRKSRQKIRSALRAAPGGTVVVTGCAVEHDSPGIKTLDERLVIVPQKDKEKIAFTLTPPAITSPEVHHSPRTRAMLKIGDGCDHFCSYCIVPHVRGRIRSRLPDEVEEEAEKLAGRGFREIVLTAIHLGAYGRDLPGGESLPGLIDRLARRFPSLRIRLSSIEPQDFSEDLLEVMERHKALCRHIHLPLQHASPSVLERMGRGYTIEEYQRILERITARIPDVALTSDIIVGFPGETEADFTALFNFIDKACFFRIHVFKFSPRPGTPAAHFPGKVREDVKQERSALLIKKGVEHGERFCRRFIGETLEVLAEGSSGGMLHGLAGNYIKVRFRGKKRDLGRIIPVRISNALGSELSGSVT, encoded by the coding sequence ATGGAGCAGCGCGCCACCTTCAGCATTCACACCCTCGGGTGCAAGGTCAACCAGTACGAATCAGAGAAAATAAGGGAAACCCTCCTCTTAGCAGGCTACTGCGAAGTCCCTTTTGGCGCCCCCGCCCAGGTGCAGATCATCAACACCTGCACAGTCACCCATACCGCCGACAGAAAATCAAGGCAGAAGATCCGTTCTGCCCTCAGGGCGGCTCCCGGGGGGACCGTGGTGGTCACCGGGTGTGCTGTGGAGCATGACAGCCCGGGGATAAAAACGCTCGATGAGAGGCTCGTCATTGTGCCGCAGAAAGACAAGGAGAAAATCGCTTTCACCCTCACCCCTCCGGCCATTACTTCCCCCGAGGTGCATCATTCCCCGAGAACAAGGGCAATGCTCAAGATAGGCGATGGCTGTGATCATTTCTGCTCATACTGCATAGTCCCCCACGTGCGGGGAAGGATAAGAAGCCGCCTTCCCGACGAGGTGGAAGAGGAGGCTGAAAAGCTTGCAGGCAGGGGATTCCGTGAGATTGTGCTGACAGCCATCCACCTGGGAGCCTATGGTCGTGATCTCCCCGGGGGGGAAAGCCTGCCCGGCCTCATAGATCGGCTTGCCCGCCGCTTCCCCTCATTGAGAATACGTCTCAGCTCAATCGAGCCCCAGGACTTTTCAGAGGACCTCCTCGAGGTGATGGAGCGCCACAAGGCGCTCTGCAGGCACATCCACCTTCCTCTCCAGCACGCGAGCCCCTCTGTCCTTGAGCGGATGGGAAGAGGCTATACCATCGAGGAGTACCAGCGCATTCTTGAGCGCATTACGGCAAGGATCCCCGACGTGGCCCTCACCTCCGACATCATTGTGGGATTTCCCGGCGAGACTGAAGCTGATTTTACGGCATTGTTCAATTTCATCGATAAGGCCTGTTTTTTCAGGATTCACGTCTTCAAGTTCTCTCCCCGCCCGGGGACGCCTGCAGCCCATTTCCCCGGCAAGGTAAGAGAGGACGTGAAACAGGAGCGGAGCGCTCTTCTTATAAAGAAAGGCGTGGAGCACGGGGAGCGCTTCTGCCGGCGCTTCATCGGAGAGACCCTCGAGGTCCTCGCCGAGGGCTCATCGGGGGGCATGCTCCATGGCTTGGCGGGCAATTATATCAAAGTCCGCTTCAGGGGAAAAAAGAGGGATCTGGGCCGCATCATACCTGTGCGGATCAGCAATGCCCTGGGCAGCGAGCTCTCAGGCTCGGTCACTTGA
- a CDS encoding ATPase, T2SS/T4P/T4SS family: protein MDQTSTKGTAPDNAEMEAKARSMRVPFVDISQVQLDKEVAMIIPESMARRYSLVCIDKKDKKITLGMADPLDVFAIDDVRFRTGYDVESVLTRQEDIESALDYVYGEDTSWKEVISLVEDTSLELKKEEEGSEEEVVIDQPVIRLVNMIITQAIEKKASDIHIEPFEGELLIRYRIDGILHEVMTTPKSLVPAVISRIKIMAGLKLDEKRIPQDGRIHMKIRDRDLDLRVSTCPSLHGEDVVMRLLDKKSMQVDLTKLGFRELDFANLNKLVSRPNGCFLVTGPTGSGKTTTLYSALNKINQPDIKILTVEDPIEYNLKGIIQVQTHARVGLTFASALRAFLRQDPDIIMVGEIRDKETATIAIEAALTGHLVLSTLHTNDSIGSVTRLTDMGVERFLISSTMLGALAQRLARTVCDACAEPRPLHPELKKLFEKYGIQENDVNMRIGAGCHICNMTGYKGRMGIYELMVVDDEIRAQIVNHASAKEMEIAARKSGFIRLFEDGLMKVAQGRTTYEDLCRITAD from the coding sequence ATGGACCAGACATCAACCAAGGGTACCGCACCAGACAATGCCGAAATGGAGGCAAAAGCCCGTTCCATGCGGGTTCCCTTCGTAGATATCTCCCAGGTCCAGCTCGACAAGGAAGTGGCCATGATAATCCCCGAATCCATGGCCCGGCGCTATTCCCTCGTCTGCATTGACAAGAAGGATAAAAAGATCACCCTCGGCATGGCAGACCCCCTCGACGTCTTCGCCATAGACGACGTGCGCTTCAGGACAGGATACGATGTGGAATCGGTGCTCACCAGGCAGGAAGACATCGAGTCGGCCCTCGACTATGTCTACGGCGAGGACACAAGCTGGAAAGAGGTCATCTCCCTCGTGGAAGACACGAGCCTGGAGCTGAAAAAGGAGGAAGAGGGCTCCGAGGAGGAAGTGGTCATCGATCAGCCCGTCATCAGGCTGGTGAACATGATCATCACCCAGGCAATCGAGAAAAAGGCAAGCGACATCCATATCGAGCCTTTTGAGGGCGAGCTCCTCATCAGGTACCGCATTGACGGCATCCTTCACGAGGTGATGACGACGCCCAAGTCCCTCGTCCCCGCCGTGATCTCCCGTATCAAGATCATGGCAGGCCTCAAGCTTGACGAAAAGCGTATCCCCCAGGACGGCCGTATCCATATGAAGATCCGCGACCGCGACCTGGACCTCCGCGTCTCCACGTGCCCCTCGCTCCATGGCGAGGACGTGGTCATGCGTCTGCTGGACAAAAAATCCATGCAGGTCGATCTCACCAAGCTCGGGTTCCGTGAGCTTGACTTTGCCAACCTGAACAAGCTCGTCTCACGGCCCAATGGCTGCTTCCTCGTGACGGGGCCCACAGGAAGCGGCAAGACCACCACGCTTTACTCTGCTCTCAACAAGATAAACCAGCCCGACATCAAGATCCTCACCGTCGAGGATCCCATTGAATACAACCTGAAAGGGATCATCCAGGTGCAGACCCATGCACGGGTGGGCCTCACCTTTGCTTCAGCCCTGAGGGCATTTCTCCGCCAGGACCCCGACATCATCATGGTCGGCGAGATCCGCGACAAGGAAACGGCCACTATCGCCATCGAGGCGGCGCTTACAGGCCACCTTGTGCTGTCAACACTTCATACAAATGATTCCATAGGCTCGGTGACCAGGCTGACTGATATGGGAGTGGAGCGTTTTCTCATCTCTTCGACAATGCTCGGCGCCCTGGCACAGCGCCTTGCAAGAACAGTATGCGATGCGTGTGCCGAGCCGAGGCCCCTCCACCCCGAACTCAAGAAGCTTTTCGAAAAATACGGTATCCAGGAGAATGACGTGAACATGCGAATAGGCGCAGGGTGCCACATCTGCAACATGACGGGCTATAAGGGCAGGATGGGAATTTACGAGCTCATGGTCGTCGATGACGAGATACGGGCACAAATCGTCAACCATGCTTCGGCAAAGGAGATGGAGATCGCTGCGAGGAAATCCGGCTTCATAAGGCTCTTTGAAGATGGCCTGATGAAGGTGGCCCAAGGCAGGACCACTTACGAAGACCTCTGCAGAATCACCGCTGACTGA